Part of the Pieris brassicae chromosome 11, ilPieBrab1.1, whole genome shotgun sequence genome, tcaatacattttctatTCACATTCCTACACCACAAACATTCGTTGGAATGCAACATTTGCATAACCAGTAACAACACTAGGTaacaaaatgaataatattaaatttttatagtaattcaACAcaaatttagattattttttatagaataaaatttaatttagatagtTATGTTAATTTGAAACCAAAACTGTGAAATTAATGTGATAACTACATATTATTCCTTTACCATTTTAGTTTGAGTGAACTTAACTAGTCTGAATCGGAAGACACATGGTTGTGATTTCCTGGATGTAAGTTAGAAGAGTTCACCTATTTGTGGGGAAATGTAGTCCCTCCATGGTACACAACATGATTCTTTTCAGTCTCCAAAATTTTTACTTCATGTAGCAATTGTGGCTTTGGCATTAACTTCTGCAATTGATCCCAAATAAAAATTGCCAAGTTTTCAGTAGTACTCACCTGTAATTTTATGTGTTACATTATTAGAACTAAACTTACTGCTTTTACAGATTGTGCTCATAAAATAAGGCTTAACATACAATAATTCTTTTACAAGATAAATTCAAGAAGGTTAAACATAGAAGATACTTTTGTATTCTTCATGACTGTTACTTTTTTCATTATCAATTATGTTCAATTAGGCCAGGATATTTTAACTTACAACAGATTTAAAGTATGGCACATCTTGATCCAGATTTTTATGGTCAAGTGGATCCATTATAGCATCTTTCATGTATTGTTTCAAATCATGTACATTCATCACCATTCCTGTTTGTGGATCTACGGGACCCTTTACTGTTACAAGCACTAAAAATAAAGGatacatttcaatattttaaatgaattgtaggttacatacattttttgcattttttgtaatatgagtctatttaattatacagtCGTAAAAAAAGAATAGGCAACATGTATTGGATTCTTGTTTATCCAACCATAAAAGCTGtgcaatatattaataaagaaagttAATTAAGCATTATTATTACCAACATAATTATGACCATGTCCATTAGGATTGTTACATTttccatataattttttgttctcTTCATCACCTAAAAAAGggctgaaatataattaaaattatctatattatttatcaaatattaaattaaaatagacaaAAATCAGATAAAAAGGTTAAAGACCATAATATGTAAGCTTGAATTATCATCAGTTGCTTAGTTTTTCTTGATAATGAATGATAAACGCTATTATGGACATTGTGATACAGCTATAGAATGAGTTATAATGTCGCAATATTCAATATAGTTACTTCGAAAATAAGCAAACCTGTGTAATCGATGGCATGAACTGAAAGTTTCTCTTCTCGTTATAGACACGACAGGTAGGGAAGTCatctcaattatttttttcaattatattaataagatatacttataattctgtaactaaaatattcaaacaCGTCCACAAATTGAAACGTTACAACGATaagtaaatacaattaaatcacAATCAAAGACTAGGACTATGTTCACAAATTGACATTTTGGTTTACTGTCTATCACTCATTTGATTAATTGATGACATTTCTTGTTTCGtgttttgactttgactgTGTTGTTGAATGACGATTGAGACTTGAGAGACTaacttttttcaaatatattggACTTGTGTGGACTTTGACTTTCGAGTTTTTCTATTGCCATTATTTTCCTATTTGCTCATTAGAAAGTGgtttattagatttaaaggttttgtttttatcctATTTTACTCTTTTTAAACTATGTTCTCTCCGTTTAGCAGACAACTACTTTTCTACACACAggtttgtaaattttataatatttttctttatgttttCTTCATGTGAAGATTATGTATACTCAATTGCCttgttctatatttttgttttagctTCGTCGCCTCCAAAGCACGTTGGTAATAGCCGAGCATAATAATGAAGCCTTAGTCGCTGCCACCCAAAACACTTTATGTGCTGCAAAAAAAATAGGAGGAGACATCACGGTGCTGGTTGCTGGCACCAAATGTGGCCcagtaagtttttataatttagtaaataattacgtaGTTAAATCCATTAAGAAACTAAGTTAAAGTTACTCCTGTATTATTTCACAACTCTACTTCTACTTTGGTTCACAAATTTTTGAAGTTGACattgaaattgaattattcattaaatttgtaaatctccttaaaacaaaattaactgGAATTGTTGTAAAAGTCGGGAAAGtctttttcaaaatttgttttagcATATAGACATCTGTACATATATTACTGTTTGCTCTAGCTTTTACTTGAAATTTCAGGCTGCAGAAGCAGTTGCAAAAGCTAATGGAGTCTCCAAAGTACTTGTAGCAGAGAGTGATGCTTTTAAAGGATTTTCTGCAGAGTCCCTGACACCACTGATATTGGCAGCTCAGAAGCAATTCAACTTCACACATATTTTGGCACCTGCTAGTGCATTTGGCAAAGCCATCCTACCTAGAGTTGCTGCTAAATTGGATGTGTCACCTATAACCGATATCATTGGTATTAAAGACCCTAACACATTTGTTAGAACTATTTATGCAGGTATGTGTAAGTCCTCCTTCATTCTGTCCTGGGTTTAATTTCTagcaaaatataaagtaataaaaaatgttgggGAGTAACatcatataaaattgtatttgccATTGGCAATGTATCAGAActtcaacaatttttttactaatgccttcttatttaaaagttactcctatgtaatattatttaattttttaataacattgtttaagtttgttatcttatcaaagtttaaaatttcaatgatGACAATTGCTTATAGGATGTCTACAAGgtcattataattatgtaacatagtacttatattatatatgtaaatattatgaaggGTTATGGATCTGAGcacttctaaaataaaatggtaTACAGTGGAATCTCGATAACTTGAATCTTGTTAAGTTGAAAATTTCAGTAAGTTGAAAAAATTTGCCATTCCCTTCTACTGAACCCCAAAATACATGGTATCTTGAATTTTTTAGACTTTGAAATGGAACAAAATCTTATTTTCCTACGAAGTAATGataatatgtacatacatatttatactctataactcgaatttCAAAACAGAGACTCTATCTGTTgtagtaagtaatatttaattatgtcttaCTTGGAATTCTCtgaaataatagcaataaaatccaGAATGAATGTTCAGGTTCTGGGCTTCTAgtctattgtttttgtaatgaatacattcatagatttttttagtgttctgtttacttaattaatatgtaaaaaatatatactacaaaacatcgaaaaatacacatagaaTTTGTGACTCTGTAAGTTGAAATTATCAGTTAAATCATATGTGTCTCGAAGTACTTGTTTAGTCACAAACTcgttaagtattattttgcATTTCCCTTGACATTCGAGTTTTTGGAGTTTTCACTGTATTATGataagattttaatagaaatttagatttcaaaaatgtatataaaatgtgttaataATGAGCTAAACAAGGACACATGACCTTTGTAGCATATACTAgatattgtgtttgttttatgGGACTAAGGGATTTAGAATAAATGATCAATACTTTATCAAGTCCCTCCTGCCGATAGACGatcacactgccagaaggatTGAGTTAATTTACACCTTATTAAAAGCTTTGATATAACACTTGAATTACAGGAAATGCAATACTGACATTGGAAGCAAAAGATCCAGTTAAAGTCATCACAGTTAGGGGTACAGCATTTGCTCCTGAGCCTCTAGAGGGAGGATCTGCAGCACAGGAAAAGGCCCCAGAAGGCGATTACAAGACTGACTTGGTGGAGTTTGTTTCACAAGAGCTCACCAAATCTGATAGACCTGAACTCAGCAGTGCTAAGAACATTGTTGCTGGTGGTAAGTTATTAAAgctgatttttaaatattttaattattttattaattaggcataattattttataataattatgcatAAGGAAGAAATGTAATCTATTTCGTTTTTGTTTAGAGTGCATTGGGCTAAGCATTTTgtaggtatattttaaatattacttttgaaaattatctaaataaagccataattttattatttaataaaaccagTAACACTACTACGTCTAGGCCTTGGCCTTGGTAAGTAGGTTATCTGCCTATATTTCATATAGATGgtacaataattttgaaaatactatttaaaaaaaaaactattttacttGGCTTGTGATATCTGTCATTGAAATCTTCccaatctatttttaatgttgttcttttatatatataatacatttacagGTCGTGGTTTGAAATCTGGTGATAATTTCAAGCTGCTATATGACCTAGCTGACAAGCTGAATGCAGCAGTTGGTGCTAGTCGTGCAGCTGTGGATGCTGGTTTTGTCCCTAACGATCTGCAGATCGGACAGACTGGCAAAATTGTTGCACCTGTaagtattgttatattttgtttgttccaCTTCTTGGTTTGGAACTAATTGAATATAGGTTGTGAACCATACCACAAAGCCATGTCGGTGGAAGTTTTTTTGAGGCTAATTTTCACAATCTatgaacaaaacaatttttcttcTCTTAATTTCGTAGTAttttcacatttaaataaaaattttttttagtaataacctgtgcaatataaaaaaattttcataaagaaatatttttgttttctactTCTAGGATCTCTACATAGCCGTGGGCATTAGTGGTGCCATCCAACACTTGGCTGGCATGAAGGACTCCAAGACTATTGTTGCGATTAACAAAGACCCTGAGGCACCTATTTTCCAGGCAAGTAACTACTGAATAAAGCATTCGCAACtgacttaaaaaaaaggaggaaattgaatatattttagtgatataaatatatgtatgtaatctACTTTCTtggaaacaaaaatacatattgagATGATTTTAATTGGGTATATTCCATTTAGGGAACGCACAGTTTCATCAGAATCGCTCTAGtagttttaaaaagaatttacGGTAAGCATTTGTGTAGGGGGGAcatgtataatattacttaacaaTGTTGAAaggtatacaatattaatttttcaaaaatatgtagtaaaagtacctttaatatatagattgaagtaaattcatttttttgatgaatttttatttatttaattacaataatttattttattattaactgctTTACCATGTGATGAGGAGCATGATGTAATGGTTGAAGGTGCTTATAAAGatcttgtaaaaaaatcttggtGATTTATAAGTTACTGAGAGTTTATTACCATTTCTTCATGTCtgttgatttgagaactggcagtaaatttaaaaccattttttttgaCTGACGTTTAGAAGTATACAcgaataaatgataatttggTTTACCTCCGcttaaaaatcattatatttttaaagaacaggAGGTAAACAGGCCtaactaatgttaagtgatactgccacTCATGGCCACAATGCCAAAGGGCTGtcaagtacgttgccggccttttaaaaattcgtATATagcaacatttaaaaacaaaactaaaatataaactttgaggtatttaattgttaaaatgtatttaaattgtgttagggtttatataataaagtcaattatacttatttaattataaaaaaagatgaaCTAACGTTTACGAATAACTGAGGAATCTTGTAGTGCAGACtcatcaatattaattaaaattaacaaaaatcaattttgttaTGGAATATTGTGCTTGGCTTAATTCCcaacattgttattattttgtcgCAGCagttaatatacaataaaattacttttattttctttctagGTGTCGGACATAGGCCTGGTAGCAGATCTGTTCAAGGCAGTACCAGAATTAACTTCCAAATTGTGATTTTATTTCAGTAGCACTGTAgctaaatttatatcaattgttatctgaaaattttaaaatatcattgtgaagagattcatttattttataagagaaatgttaataaaatgtaaaaaaaattatcaatttatttcattacgaGGTGTATCAAAAACTCTTGTAAGTTGTACAGCCTAATTGGAAATAACATGTAtacttgtttgtttattattgcAAACTTAGTTTATAAATACCTATAAGAACTTCGTTCAAGTtttgcatatatatttatgtatgattGACATTTTTGTTAGAAGTAAATAAGCTGACAAGAATAAGTTTATTCTAACCACGTAACCAAGAAGGCGGCCTGTAATGCTTTACTTTGCAATAATTAGTTTGACCACTCTGCGAACtacgaaatagataaataaggATAAGGGGCTCTTGgttgtatttttaactaaacccAGTCGTCCCACTTAAACTATTAACTTTGtcatatatatgaaaaatctaataaatatcgTGGCACGAACAAGTTAATAACTATGTTATTCTTCTATCCTTCATTGTATTGGAGCCAATCATCTCGGTATGCTTCTTAACTTGTTCATTTTTAAGCAATGATCTGCTTAACACATTCTtttcaaaaatcattttactATTCGACAATAGATGGCGTCAGCAAAGAAAATACCTACACTTTAGGGATGCACACGTACAGGTTTCTTTAACGTTTATctgcatttgaaaaaaaataacatccTCCTTATcctttagtaaatatatattttttatttctcgaAGTCTGAAATAAGCACGAAG contains:
- the LOC123716289 gene encoding electron transfer flavoprotein subunit alpha, mitochondrial; amino-acid sequence: MFSPFSRQLLFYTQLRRLQSTLVIAEHNNEALVAATQNTLCAAKKIGGDITVLVAGTKCGPAAEAVAKANGVSKVLVAESDAFKGFSAESLTPLILAAQKQFNFTHILAPASAFGKAILPRVAAKLDVSPITDIIGIKDPNTFVRTIYAGNAILTLEAKDPVKVITVRGTAFAPEPLEGGSAAQEKAPEGDYKTDLVEFVSQELTKSDRPELSSAKNIVAGGRGLKSGDNFKLLYDLADKLNAAVGASRAAVDAGFVPNDLQIGQTGKIVAPDLYIAVGISGAIQHLAGMKDSKTIVAINKDPEAPIFQVSDIGLVADLFKAVPELTSKL
- the LOC123716290 gene encoding 6-pyruvoyl tetrahydrobiopterin synthase, with amino-acid sequence MTSLPVVSITRRETFSSCHRLHSPFLGDEENKKLYGKCNNPNGHGHNYVVLVTVKGPVDPQTGMVMNVHDLKQYMKDAIMDPLDHKNLDQDVPYFKSVVSTTENLAIFIWDQLQKLMPKPQLLHEVKILETEKNHVVYHGGTTFPHK